Within the Desulfosoma sp. genome, the region GTGCGGCTTCGTCCGCTCAAACTTCTTCTTCCCCATCGCTCTTCCTCCTCACGTCCTTACCGAATCCATGAATGCGAAACTTTTTGTTCTAAAAAGTCAGGATGCCCTTGGGTCTGGTCCGCCCCCTGAAAGCCGGCGCCGTTTCGCATGCCACCGGAGAGGCGTCATCATTCCGGCCGCGTGAGGCCCTTCGATCACTTACCAGCGATAATGGGCGAAAGCCTTGTTAGCTTCTGCCATGCGGTGCGTGTCTTCCCTTTTCTTGACCGATCCCCCCCGGTTCTGGGAGGCATCCAACAGTTCCCCCGCCAACTTGTCGATCATGGTCTTTTCCGAACGGTTTTTGGCGTAGGAAATAATCCAACGCATGGCCAAGGCGTCTCGTCGGTCGCTGCGCACTTCCACAGGCACCTGGTAGGTGGCGCCGCCTACCCGTCTGGATTTCACTTCGATGATGGGCCGCACATGTTCCATGGCCTTATGAAAAACTTCCAGAGGGTCCTGCTTGCTACGCCTCTCAATGACTTCAAAGGCTCCGTAAAGAATGCGTTCCGCCACACTCTTCTTGCCTTGACGCATGATATTGTTGATGAACTTGGCCACCAACCGGCTGTTGTATTTGGGGTCCGGAAGCACTTCCCGCTTCGCAACTTCTCTTCTACGTGGCATCGCCTTCCTCAACCTCGTCCATCGTTTATGGCAAAAGAGAAGCCATGGCCCTCAGCAGGGCCATGGCCCGCCTTGGCTTGTCTCAACGTCTTACTTCGGCCGCTTAGCCCCGTACTTGGATCGGCCCTGTTTGCGGTTGGCAACACCCAGAGCATCCAAGGTTCCACGAATAATGTGGTAACGGACGCCGGGCAAGTCCTTAACACGGCCTCCACGAATCAACACCACGGAATGCTCCTGCAGATTGTGGCCGATTCCTGGAATATACGAAGTCACTTCGATGCCGTTGGTCAGCCGCACACGGGCGATCTTTCGCAGAGCCGAGTTCGGCTTCTTTGGGGTCGTCGTATAGACGCGCACACACACGCCCCGCTTCTGCGGGCAGCTCTGAAGCGCCGGAGTGCTCGATTTCCTACGAACCTTTTCTCTTCCCTTTCGCACCAACTGATTGATCGTGGGCATCCTTGTTTTCTCCACCAACTCCAGATCGCATTAATTTCAGAAACTTATTGCCTCAGAGCCCCTAGGCTCAGAAACACCTCTATCTACAGAGTCGCCTGAACCTTGTCAAGCGTTTTCAGCCTTTGAACCTGTCCCCAAGGGATCACCTTTCCTGCAAGGCCTCGGCGCTCACATGAAGCTTTCGGTAACGCCGCATGCCTGTCCCCGCAGGAATCAGTCTTCCCATGATGACGTTTTCCTTGAGACCCCGCAGACGGTCCACCTTGCCGGCCGCCGCAGCGTCCGTCAGTACCTTGGTGGTCTCTTGAAAAGACGCCGCCGAAATGAAACTTTCCGTACTCAAGGACGCCTTGGTGATACCGAGAAGCAAAGGTTCAGCCGCTGCAGGCATTTTCCCTTCCGCTTCCAGTCTTCGGTTCACCTCTTCGAAGACATGCTTTTCCACATGTTCCCCAAGCAGGAAATCCGAGTCGCCCGGGTTAATGATGCGCACACGGCGAAGCATCTGACGCACGATGACTTCGATGTGCTTGTCGTTGATCTTCACACCCTGAAGTCGGTACACCTGTTGCACTTCGTTGACCAGGTACTTGGCCAGCTCCTTTTCCCCAAGCACGTTCAACACATCGTGAGGATTGGGAGAACCGTCCATAAGGGGTTCACCGGCCCTAACGTAGTCGCCTTCATGGACACTGATGTGTTTGCCCTTGGGAATGAGATACTCCCGAGGCTCACCCACTTCGGGCGTGACGATAACCTTGCGTTTTCCTTTGGCGTCTTTGCCGAAACTCACCACACCTTCAATTTCCGTAATGACCGCATGTTCCTTGGGTTTACGCACCTCGAAAAGTTCAGCGACACGAGGCAAACCGCCCGTGATGTCTTTGGTTTTGGTGGTTTCTCGAGGAATTCGGGCCAACACATCGCCGGGAAAAACCGAATCCCCTTCATTGACCATGAGGATGGCGCCCACGGGCATATAGTATCGGGCGTGACCTCCGTCCCCGACACGAGCCGTTCGGCCTTTCTCATCCTTGATGGAGACACGAGGCCTCATATCGCCCTCTCGAACCTCCACCACCACCTTGCTGGATTTCCCCGTGACGGGATCCAGCCTTTCTTGCATGGTCACCCCTTCGATGATGTCCCCAAATTTGACCGTTCCCTGCACATCGGTGAGAATGGGTGTAAAGTAAGGATCCCATTCCGCCAAGAGGGTCTCCGGCTCCACCCATTGCCCGTCTCGAACCTTAAGCTTGGCCCCGTAGACGATGATGTAACGTTCCCGCTCCCGACCGCTCTCACTCACAATGGCAATCTCCCCATTGCGGTTCATGGCCACCAGATCGCCTTCGCGGTTGAGCACCGTGTTGAGGTTGACGAATTTCACCTGACCCGGATACCGGTTCTGAATGGCCGTCTGCTCAATGCGCTTGCTCGCCGTTCCACCAATGTGGAAGGTCCGCATGGTGAGCTGGGTGCCGGGTTCTCCGATGGACTGAGCGGCGATGATGCCGATGGCTTCACCGATCTGAACCCTCTTGCCGTGCGCCAAGTCCCGTCCGTAGCAGGTCGCACAAACCCCATGGCGGCTCTGGCACGTGAGGATGGAGCGGATGGGGACCTTTTCGATGCCGGCATCTTCGATCTTCTTGACTCCTTCCTCATCGATTTCCTCACCCGCATGCACCAGAACGTCGCCCGTGACGGGGTCCACGACGTCTTCCAAAGCCACCCTGCCCAGGATTCTTTCTCCCAGCCGTTGAATGATTTCGCCGGCTTCCAGAAGGGCTTCGGCCATGATGCCGTCCATCGTGCCGCAGTCTTGCTCGGTGATAATGACGTCTTGCGACACATCCACCAAGCGGCGGGTCAGATACCCGGAGTTGGCCGTCTTGAGGGCTGTGTCGGCTAGACCTTTTCGCGCCCCGTGTGTGGAAATGAAGTACTGGAGCACGGTGAGTCCTTCACGGAAATTGGCCGTGATTGGGGTTTCGATGATTTCCCCGGAAGGCTTGGCCATAAGGCCGCGCATTCCCGAAAGCTGCCGCATTTGGTCTTTGCTGCCACGAGCACCGGAGTCCGCCATCATGAAAATAGGGTTGTAAGAAGTGGTTCGAGCCTTTTGCCCGTCGGGACCCTCAACAATTTCCGTTTCGATCTCCTTCATCATCTCGGCGGCCACACTGTCCGTGGCTTTGGCCCAAATATCCACGACCTTGTTGTATTTTTCACCTCCGGTGATCAAACCTTCGTTGTACTGACGTTCTATCTCTCTGACTTCTTCAAAAGCCTTTTCAATAATCTCCGATTTACGCGACGGTATGGTCATGTCTTTGATGGCAATGGACAATCCCGAGCGCGTGGCTTGAGCGTAGCCAAGGTCTTTCAGTCGGTCCGCCAGGATGACCGTGGCTTTTTCTCCGGCTCTGCGGTAACTGAAATCGATGAGGTCCAGCAAGGCCTTCTTGGTCATGACCTTGTTGATCCGCTGAAAGATTTCGGGAAAGAGCGAAGCGTCCTTGCTCAAGGGTTCGTCTAAAAGACTGCTGATGGTTTCCCATAACAGAGCGCGACCGACGGTGGTTTCCATCAAACGGCCATGGAGGCGAACCTTGATGCGCGCATGCAAATGCACTTCACCGGCATCGTAGGCGCAGCGCACTTCCTCCACGCCGGAAAAGCTGCGGCCCTCCCCCTTAGCAAAGGGCCTTTCTCGTGTCATGTAATAAAGCCCAAGAACAATGTCCTGGGACGGCACAATGATCGGCCCACCATGAGCCGGACTCAAAATGTTGTTGGTGGACATCATAAGGACGCGGGCTTCCGCTTGGGCTTCAATCGAAAGCGGCACATGGACGGCCATCTGGTCCCCGTCGAAGTCCGCGTTGAAGGCTGTACATACCAAGGGGTGCAGCTGAATGGCTTTCCCTTCGATCAGGATAGGCTCAAAGGCCTGAATGCCCAGTCGGTGCAAGGTCGGGGCTCGGTTGAGCATCACCGGAAACTCCCGCACCACTTCATCCAGGGTGTCCCAAACCTCCGGGGTTTCCTTTTCCACCATCTTCTTGGCAGCCTTGATGGTCCCCACATGGCCCTTTTCTTCCAGCTTGTTGTAGACAAAGGGCTTGAAAAGCTCCAGGGCCATCTTTTTGGGCAAGCCGCACTGGTGCAGCCTGAGGTTCGGTCCCACCACGATCACGGTACGGCCGGAATAGTCCACGCGTTTGCCGAGAAGGTTCTGACGAAAACGGCCTTGCTTGCCCTTGAGCATGTCACTCAAAGACTTGAGCGGCCGTTTGTTGGCTCCCGTGATGGTTTTGCCGCGGCGCCCGTTGTCGAAAAGAACATCCACGGCTTCCTGAAGCATGCGTTTTTCGTTTCGAATGATGATATCGGGCGCATTGAGATCCATCAGCCTTTTGAGGCGGTTGTTTCGGTTGATGACGCGCCGGTACAAATCGTTGAGGTCGCTTGTGGCAAACCGACCTCCGTCCAAAGGCACTAAAGGCCTCAGGTCCGGAGGCAGAACCGGAATGACGTTCATGATGGTCCATTCCGGCTGATTGTCCGAATCCTTAAAGGCTTCGATCACTTTCAGGCGCTTGGCCAATTTCTTGCGCTTGGCCACGGAAGAAGTTTCCATCATTTCGGTGCGCAGTTCTCGAGCCAAGGCCGCCAGATCCAATTCGGCCAACAATTCCCGAATGGCTTCGGCTCCGATTCCGGCACGAAAGCCGGCCCCGTACTCCTGAACAAGGCTGCGATACTTCTCTTCACTGAGCAGATCGTATTTCTTCAAGCCGGGAACATCTCCGGCATTCAAGACGATATAGGAGTCGAAATACAGGACCCTTTCCAGATCCCTCATGGTGAGGTCCAAAAGATTTCCGATCTTGCTGGGAAGACTGCGCAAAAACCAGATGTGGGCCACCGGGGCGGCCAGCTCAATGTGCCCCATGCGTTCACGACGCACCTTGGACTGAATCACCTCCACGCCACACTTTTCGCACACTACACCCCGGTGTTTCATCCTCTTATACTTACCGCAGTTACACTCATAGTCTTTGGTAGGACCGAAAATCTTGGCACAGAAAAGCCCGTCCCGTTCCGGCTTGAAGGTGCGGTAATTGATGGTTTCCGGCTTCTTGACTTCACCGTGAGACCATTCGCGAATCTTTTCCGGTGACGCCAGCATGATCTTGACAGCGTCAAAGTGAAGGGGATCCGTCGGTTTCATGAAGTAAGGATAAAGCTCTTTCAAGGGTTCCTCCTTGTGCGTCATGCCCTGTGCCGAACGGGCTTTCTTCATGAGTTCATCCCTCAGGAAAGCCCGAACAGGATCAGGACGTCCAACTGACGCGAATCTATTCTTCCTCGCCTTCCTCTTCGCTCAACAATTGAACATCCAAAGCGAGGGCTTGGAGCTCTTTGACGAGGACATTAAAGGATTCCGGCAACCCGGCTTCCAAGGTATTGTCCCCTTTGACGATTTTTTCGTACATACGGGTTCTTCCAGCCAGGTCATCCGATTTCACCGTCAAGAACTCCTGGAGCGCGTAAGCCGCCCCGTAGGCTTCCATGGCCCACACTTCCATCTCACCCAGCCTTTGGCCTCCGAACTGGGCCTTACCGCCCAAAGGCTGCTGGGTTACCAGGGAGTAAGGTCCGATGGATCGAGCGTGAATCTTGTCGTCCACCAGGTGGTGCAACTTGAGCATGTACATGATGCCGACGGTGACCGGTTGATCAAAGGGTTCGCCCGTGCGACCGTCGTAGAGAATCGCTTGGCCTGTTTCGGGAAGTCCCGCTTCTTTGAGAAAATCGCGAATTTCGGCCTCTTCGGCACCGTCAAAAACGGGAGAAGCCACATGGAGCCCTTCACGCAGGTGCGGCAGAAGCGCTTCCAGATCCTTGGGCTCCGCGTCTTTAAAGTAGCTGTCGAATTCCAGCTGGTTGTAGATTCGTCGCAGCTTTTCTTCCAGAGTTTCCTTTTCTTTGTGGGCTTCAATCAGTTTCGCCAGTTGTTCTCCCAAGCCTTTGGCCGCCCAACCCAGATGGGTTTCCAGCACCTGACCCACGTTCATCCGTGAAGGCACGCCCAAAGGATTCAGCACCAGATCCACAGGGGTGCCATCGGCGAAATAAGGCATGTCTTCAATGGGTAAAATCCTGGAAACGACACCCTTGTTACCGTGGCGCCCCGCCATCTTGTCACCCACTTGCAGTTTGCGTTTGACGGCCACATAAACCTTGACCATTTTGATGACACCCGGCGGCAGTTCATCTCCTTTTCTGAGTTTGTTGATCTTTTCTTCAAAGAGGGATTGCACCAGTTCCACCTGTTCACGGTAATGGTCCGTGATGCGCTCCACTTCCATGGTCAGGGCCGGGTCTTCCGAGGCTTGCAACTGATTCCAAAACCGAGTGGGAAGATCCAAAAGCACCTCGTCGGTGATGGGATCGCCTTTTTTCACATAGACTTTCTTTCCGTCCTT harbors:
- the rpsG gene encoding 30S ribosomal protein S7 — translated: MPRRREVAKREVLPDPKYNSRLVAKFINNIMRQGKKSVAERILYGAFEVIERRSKQDPLEVFHKAMEHVRPIIEVKSRRVGGATYQVPVEVRSDRRDALAMRWIISYAKNRSEKTMIDKLAGELLDASQNRGGSVKKREDTHRMAEANKAFAHYRW
- the rpsL gene encoding 30S ribosomal protein S12 — translated: MPTINQLVRKGREKVRRKSSTPALQSCPQKRGVCVRVYTTTPKKPNSALRKIARVRLTNGIEVTSYIPGIGHNLQEHSVVLIRGGRVKDLPGVRYHIIRGTLDALGVANRKQGRSKYGAKRPK
- the rpoC gene encoding DNA-directed RNA polymerase subunit beta', which translates into the protein MKKARSAQGMTHKEEPLKELYPYFMKPTDPLHFDAVKIMLASPEKIREWSHGEVKKPETINYRTFKPERDGLFCAKIFGPTKDYECNCGKYKRMKHRGVVCEKCGVEVIQSKVRRERMGHIELAAPVAHIWFLRSLPSKIGNLLDLTMRDLERVLYFDSYIVLNAGDVPGLKKYDLLSEEKYRSLVQEYGAGFRAGIGAEAIRELLAELDLAALARELRTEMMETSSVAKRKKLAKRLKVIEAFKDSDNQPEWTIMNVIPVLPPDLRPLVPLDGGRFATSDLNDLYRRVINRNNRLKRLMDLNAPDIIIRNEKRMLQEAVDVLFDNGRRGKTITGANKRPLKSLSDMLKGKQGRFRQNLLGKRVDYSGRTVIVVGPNLRLHQCGLPKKMALELFKPFVYNKLEEKGHVGTIKAAKKMVEKETPEVWDTLDEVVREFPVMLNRAPTLHRLGIQAFEPILIEGKAIQLHPLVCTAFNADFDGDQMAVHVPLSIEAQAEARVLMMSTNNILSPAHGGPIIVPSQDIVLGLYYMTRERPFAKGEGRSFSGVEEVRCAYDAGEVHLHARIKVRLHGRLMETTVGRALLWETISSLLDEPLSKDASLFPEIFQRINKVMTKKALLDLIDFSYRRAGEKATVILADRLKDLGYAQATRSGLSIAIKDMTIPSRKSEIIEKAFEEVREIERQYNEGLITGGEKYNKVVDIWAKATDSVAAEMMKEIETEIVEGPDGQKARTTSYNPIFMMADSGARGSKDQMRQLSGMRGLMAKPSGEIIETPITANFREGLTVLQYFISTHGARKGLADTALKTANSGYLTRRLVDVSQDVIITEQDCGTMDGIMAEALLEAGEIIQRLGERILGRVALEDVVDPVTGDVLVHAGEEIDEEGVKKIEDAGIEKVPIRSILTCQSRHGVCATCYGRDLAHGKRVQIGEAIGIIAAQSIGEPGTQLTMRTFHIGGTASKRIEQTAIQNRYPGQVKFVNLNTVLNREGDLVAMNRNGEIAIVSESGRERERYIIVYGAKLKVRDGQWVEPETLLAEWDPYFTPILTDVQGTVKFGDIIEGVTMQERLDPVTGKSSKVVVEVREGDMRPRVSIKDEKGRTARVGDGGHARYYMPVGAILMVNEGDSVFPGDVLARIPRETTKTKDITGGLPRVAELFEVRKPKEHAVITEIEGVVSFGKDAKGKRKVIVTPEVGEPREYLIPKGKHISVHEGDYVRAGEPLMDGSPNPHDVLNVLGEKELAKYLVNEVQQVYRLQGVKINDKHIEVIVRQMLRRVRIINPGDSDFLLGEHVEKHVFEEVNRRLEAEGKMPAAAEPLLLGITKASLSTESFISAASFQETTKVLTDAAAAGKVDRLRGLKENVIMGRLIPAGTGMRRYRKLHVSAEALQER